One region of Schistocerca gregaria isolate iqSchGreg1 chromosome 7, iqSchGreg1.2, whole genome shotgun sequence genomic DNA includes:
- the LOC126281726 gene encoding uncharacterized protein LOC126281726 isoform X1 encodes MANGKGEIQQAYVQESDSSNNAIIKVTEGEDNVTVPEESEMHQKTYNFDDILTDISPESSGGMEDGFREFAVLLCGLGLTVDEIRLVKQRNINIETFLALKETDLKIIGIEDEERRHKLIEDMQNLSSKQQPQENKAHMKSNSEISVQEGQQIVSLTATHLEELDLVLDTLLKAVAQNYDDAFVDEQYSSKAVLLVVLQLAMEQAYCLHNQLQKLPGELSQMRKQSDSRRAKYFSWKVMGLLVPATAVAVIAFWKMKKHLFSHIV; translated from the exons aaTAATGCCATCATTAAAGTGACAGAAGGAGAAGATAATGTCACTGTACCAGAGGAAAGTGAGATGCATCAGAAGACCTACAATTTTGATGATATTTTGACAGATATATCCCCCGAGTCTTCTGGTGGAATGGA GGATGGATTCAGAGAATTTGCAGTACTTCTCTGTGGCCTAGGACTCACTGTGGATGAAATCAGACTTGTGAAACAACGCAATATCAACATAGAGACATTTCTAGCATTAAAAGAAACTGACTTAAAAATTATTGGAATTGAGGATGAAGAACGAAGACATAAGCTAATTGAAGACATGCAAAATCTCTCGTCAAAACAACAGCCTCAGGAAAATAAGGCACATATGAAATCCAATTCCGAAATTAG TGTACAAGAAGGACAGCAAATCGTATCTTTGACTGCGACACATTTAGAAGAGTTGGATTTGGTACTGGACACTCTGTTAAAGGCAGTCGCCCAAAATTATGATGATGCTTTTGTGGATGAACAGTACTCCTCTAAAGCCGTCTTGCTTGTGGTATTGCAATTGGCGATGGAGCAAGCATATTGTCTCCATAACCAACTTCAGAAACTGCCTGGAGAATTGTCACAG ATGAGAAAGCAGTCCGACAGTCGGAGGGCGAAATATTTCTCCTGGAAAGTCATGGGGCTTTTGGTCCCTGCCACAGCAGTGGCAGTGATAGCGTTTTGGAAAATGAAAAAACATTTATTCTCACATATtgtgtga
- the LOC126281726 gene encoding uncharacterized protein LOC126281726 isoform X2, translating into MHQKTYNFDDILTDISPESSGGMEDGFREFAVLLCGLGLTVDEIRLVKQRNINIETFLALKETDLKIIGIEDEERRHKLIEDMQNLSSKQQPQENKAHMKSNSEISVQEGQQIVSLTATHLEELDLVLDTLLKAVAQNYDDAFVDEQYSSKAVLLVVLQLAMEQAYCLHNQLQKLPGELSQMRKQSDSRRAKYFSWKVMGLLVPATAVAVIAFWKMKKHLFSHIV; encoded by the exons ATGCATCAGAAGACCTACAATTTTGATGATATTTTGACAGATATATCCCCCGAGTCTTCTGGTGGAATGGA GGATGGATTCAGAGAATTTGCAGTACTTCTCTGTGGCCTAGGACTCACTGTGGATGAAATCAGACTTGTGAAACAACGCAATATCAACATAGAGACATTTCTAGCATTAAAAGAAACTGACTTAAAAATTATTGGAATTGAGGATGAAGAACGAAGACATAAGCTAATTGAAGACATGCAAAATCTCTCGTCAAAACAACAGCCTCAGGAAAATAAGGCACATATGAAATCCAATTCCGAAATTAG TGTACAAGAAGGACAGCAAATCGTATCTTTGACTGCGACACATTTAGAAGAGTTGGATTTGGTACTGGACACTCTGTTAAAGGCAGTCGCCCAAAATTATGATGATGCTTTTGTGGATGAACAGTACTCCTCTAAAGCCGTCTTGCTTGTGGTATTGCAATTGGCGATGGAGCAAGCATATTGTCTCCATAACCAACTTCAGAAACTGCCTGGAGAATTGTCACAG ATGAGAAAGCAGTCCGACAGTCGGAGGGCGAAATATTTCTCCTGGAAAGTCATGGGGCTTTTGGTCCCTGCCACAGCAGTGGCAGTGATAGCGTTTTGGAAAATGAAAAAACATTTATTCTCACATATtgtgtga